A window from Verrucomicrobiota bacterium encodes these proteins:
- the nuoK gene encoding NADH-quinone oxidoreductase subunit NuoK, translating to MNVGLEHYLVVSALLFSLGLLGVIVRRNLLVIYMSLELMLNAANLALVAFSRFNNNLNGQIMVFFIITVAAAEVSVGLALIVALYRRRQTAHVEDLTTMKL from the coding sequence ATGAACGTAGGCTTGGAACATTATTTAGTGGTGAGCGCGCTGTTGTTCTCGCTTGGCCTGCTGGGCGTCATCGTGCGCCGCAATCTGCTGGTGATTTACATGTCGCTCGAACTGATGCTCAATGCGGCGAACCTTGCGCTCGTCGCCTTTTCACGATTCAACAACAACCTCAACGGGCAGATCATGGTTTTCTTCATCATCACCGTGGCGGCGGCTGAGGTGTCGGTCGGCCTGGCGCTCATCGTGGCGCTCTATCGCCGACGCCAAACCGCCCACGTCGAAGACCTGACAACGATGAAACTTTGA
- a CDS encoding NADH-quinone oxidoreductase subunit J, which produces MAFPDILFYVFALLTLLCGFLVIANPFSRNPVTSAMFLVLTIVSMAGLFVLLHAFFLAAVQVLVYAGAVMVLFLFVIMLLDLKEEQRRKIRLFSIVAGLISVGAIVFTFAKALRQSKLSTNLPPPTLEGATAPLGKMLFTQYLLPFEILSVLLLVAMVGVILLSKKDLK; this is translated from the coding sequence ATGGCATTCCCCGACATCTTATTTTACGTGTTCGCGTTACTGACGCTGCTTTGCGGCTTTCTGGTCATCGCCAATCCGTTCAGCCGCAACCCGGTCACCAGCGCGATGTTTCTGGTGCTGACCATCGTTTCGATGGCCGGACTGTTCGTCTTGTTACACGCCTTCTTTCTCGCGGCGGTCCAGGTGCTCGTCTATGCCGGCGCGGTGATGGTGCTGTTTCTGTTCGTCATCATGCTGCTCGATTTGAAGGAGGAGCAACGACGCAAGATCAGATTGTTCAGCATCGTCGCCGGCCTCATCTCGGTCGGCGCCATCGTTTTCACCTTTGCCAAAGCTCTCAGACAATCGAAACTCAGCACGAATCTGCCGCCGCCAACTTTGGAGGGTGCCACCGCACCACTCGGTAAAATGCTGTTCACCCAGTATCTGTTGCCGTTTGAAATTCTGTCCGTGCTGCTGCTGGTGGCGATGGTGGGTGTGATTCTGTTGAGCAAGAAAGACCTTAAGTGA
- a CDS encoding NADH-quinone oxidoreductase subunit I has protein sequence MIVKRKSLNFWERLYLPAVIGGFKVSLRHFFKKKVTMQYPEEKWVVPEGYRGAPYLVKDQEGNTKCVSCQLCEFVCPPKAIKIIPPGPAGQLADRPNAEKMPKEFEINMLRCIFCGYCQEVCPEEAIFLMKDYSLTGTSRAEMIYDKDKLLALGGVHAGVQKWKHKAEAAKAQEDFPVKV, from the coding sequence ATGATCGTCAAACGCAAATCATTAAATTTCTGGGAACGCCTTTACCTGCCGGCGGTCATCGGCGGATTCAAAGTCTCGCTGCGCCATTTCTTCAAAAAGAAAGTGACGATGCAATATCCCGAGGAGAAATGGGTCGTGCCGGAAGGCTATCGCGGCGCGCCGTATCTGGTGAAGGATCAGGAAGGCAATACCAAGTGCGTGAGTTGTCAGCTCTGCGAATTCGTCTGCCCGCCCAAGGCGATCAAAATCATTCCGCCCGGCCCGGCGGGACAGCTCGCCGACCGTCCGAACGCGGAGAAGATGCCAAAGGAATTTGAGATCAACATGCTCCGCTGCATCTTCTGCGGCTATTGCCAGGAAGTCTGCCCGGAGGAAGCGATTTTCCTGATGAAAGATTATTCGCTCACCGGCACGAGCCGCGCAGAGATGATTTACGACAAGGACAAACTCCTGGCGCTGGGTGGCGTCCACGCGGGCGTTCAGAAGTGGAAGCACAAGGCTGAAGCAGCGAAGGCGCAGGAAGATTTTCCGGTGAAAGTGTGA
- the nuoH gene encoding NADH-quinone oxidoreductase subunit NuoH, translating to MDWNLLLLSMLKIVGVFAVLMFIVAYAVWVERKVSAAIQDRVGPNRVGPFGLLQPVADGIKSFLKEDFTPAHVRKAYYWLAPAIVMIPSLLVVAVIPFGSNIGAQKMVIADLNVGILYTFGIVSLGVYGIVLAGYAANSKYPFLGGIRSSAQMISYEIAMGMSVIPLFMMVGDLNLNQVIAHQTGTLTWLPDSLKAWLAFIPNWLVFKQPLAFAIFLVAAFAETNRLPFDLPESEQELVGGYNTEYSSMKFALFFMGEYANVVASSAMMVTLFFGGWTLPFYGLDQPATTWLGGVAHIGIFLGKVVALLVMFIWVRWMWPRFRYDQLMDLGWRRFIPLALANILVTAVWMWWRQQ from the coding sequence ATGGACTGGAATTTACTCTTACTAAGCATGCTGAAGATCGTCGGCGTTTTCGCCGTGTTGATGTTCATCGTTGCTTACGCGGTGTGGGTGGAGCGCAAAGTGTCGGCGGCCATTCAAGACCGGGTCGGTCCCAATCGCGTTGGCCCGTTTGGTTTGTTGCAACCGGTGGCCGACGGGATCAAGTCCTTCCTCAAGGAAGATTTTACGCCGGCGCACGTGCGCAAGGCGTATTATTGGTTGGCGCCGGCCATCGTGATGATCCCCAGCCTGCTCGTCGTGGCAGTCATTCCGTTCGGCTCAAATATCGGCGCTCAGAAGATGGTCATCGCCGATCTGAACGTCGGCATCCTCTACACTTTTGGCATCGTGTCGCTCGGCGTTTATGGCATCGTGCTGGCAGGTTACGCGGCGAACTCCAAGTATCCGTTCCTCGGCGGCATTCGTTCGAGCGCGCAGATGATTTCGTACGAAATCGCGATGGGAATGTCGGTCATTCCGCTGTTCATGATGGTCGGTGATTTGAATTTGAACCAGGTGATTGCGCATCAAACCGGGACGCTGACGTGGCTGCCGGACTCGTTGAAGGCGTGGCTGGCGTTCATTCCCAATTGGCTGGTCTTTAAGCAGCCGCTGGCGTTCGCGATTTTTCTCGTCGCGGCGTTCGCCGAAACAAACCGGTTGCCCTTCGACCTGCCGGAATCGGAACAGGAATTGGTCGGCGGCTACAACACCGAATACAGTTCGATGAAATTCGCGCTGTTCTTCATGGGCGAATACGCGAACGTGGTCGCGTCGTCGGCGATGATGGTGACGCTCTTTTTCGGCGGCTGGACGTTGCCGTTCTACGGACTCGATCAACCGGCGACAACCTGGCTGGGTGGCGTGGCGCACATCGGCATTTTTCTGGGCAAGGTGGTGGCACTGCTGGTGATGTTCATCTGGGTGCGCTGGATGTGGCCGCGCTTCCGGTATGATCAGTTGATGGACTTGGGCTGGCGGCGGTTCATCCCGCTGGCACTGGCCAATATTCTGGTGACGGCGGTGTGGATGTGGTGGAGGCAACAATGA
- a CDS encoding molybdopterin-dependent oxidoreductase — protein MSVAPTTEAKPVPPAIEKIKVKVDGREVEVPRLTPDWSGKLAPTTMIQACEAVRADVPHYCYHPKLPIAGNCRMCLVEFGTPALGPDRKPILNPDGSTKIAKSPRPAIACATPISPGMEIYTSTPSVKQMREGVLEFLLINHPLDCPICDQAGECKLQEYSVDYGQSASRFVEPKVHKPKTVDLGPRIVLDDERCILCTRCIRFTKDIVGDDALGIVNRGSYNTLTAYPGKPFDNNYTLNTVDICPVGALTSKDFRFQMRVWFLKETKSICTSCATGCNILIGSREQKIYRYTPRHNDAVNGPWMCDAGRLNYKWIRSDNRITKCEKLLPGGDHADISWSTALTEIAEILKRAEAGSVAIVASSRQTNEELWLLSKLKAKLGAISDCVERAGEADKLLVSADRNPNTNGARLTGVCYSEVGINIPKIVEGIKAGKIKTLLVFGENVKQRGIGAGFLAKLQSLIVCDILHNETTEMAHYVLPGCAHAEKRGSFTNTKGRVQKFMQAIQPPGDARPEWEFLHELVFNVTGKNGFLTIEGLFNEMAKDVPAFNGLTWSSLGDTGVTVPI, from the coding sequence ATGTCAGTAGCTCCCACAACCGAAGCCAAGCCCGTACCGCCCGCGATCGAAAAGATCAAGGTCAAGGTGGACGGACGCGAAGTGGAAGTGCCGCGCCTCACGCCGGACTGGTCGGGCAAACTCGCGCCCACGACCATGATTCAGGCGTGCGAAGCCGTGCGCGCCGACGTGCCGCATTACTGCTATCACCCGAAGCTGCCCATCGCCGGGAATTGCCGCATGTGCCTCGTCGAGTTCGGCACGCCGGCGCTCGGGCCGGACCGCAAGCCCATCCTTAATCCCGACGGCTCGACGAAGATCGCGAAGTCGCCGCGCCCGGCCATCGCCTGCGCCACGCCGATTTCGCCGGGCATGGAAATTTACACGAGCACCCCCAGCGTGAAACAAATGCGCGAAGGCGTGCTGGAGTTTCTGCTCATCAATCACCCGCTCGATTGCCCGATCTGCGACCAAGCCGGCGAGTGCAAGCTCCAGGAATACTCCGTGGACTACGGCCAGAGCGCGAGCCGCTTCGTCGAGCCGAAGGTTCACAAGCCCAAGACCGTTGACCTCGGCCCGCGCATCGTGCTCGACGACGAGCGCTGCATTCTCTGCACGCGCTGCATCCGCTTCACGAAAGACATCGTCGGCGACGACGCGCTCGGCATCGTCAATCGCGGCAGCTACAACACGCTCACCGCGTATCCGGGCAAGCCGTTCGACAACAACTACACGCTCAACACGGTGGACATCTGTCCCGTCGGCGCGCTCACCTCGAAGGATTTTCGTTTCCAGATGCGCGTGTGGTTTCTCAAGGAAACCAAAAGCATCTGCACGAGTTGCGCGACGGGCTGCAACATCCTCATCGGCTCGCGCGAGCAAAAAATATATCGCTACACGCCGCGCCACAACGACGCCGTCAATGGCCCGTGGATGTGCGACGCCGGCCGGCTTAACTACAAGTGGATTCGCAGCGATAACCGCATCACCAAATGCGAGAAGCTGCTTCCCGGTGGAGACCACGCTGATATTTCCTGGTCAACCGCGTTGACGGAAATCGCGGAGATTTTGAAGCGCGCTGAAGCCGGTTCGGTCGCCATCGTCGCATCGTCGCGGCAGACGAACGAGGAGCTTTGGCTGTTGAGCAAGCTCAAGGCAAAGCTTGGCGCGATCAGCGATTGCGTTGAGCGCGCGGGCGAAGCCGACAAACTGTTGGTCAGCGCCGACAGGAATCCGAACACGAATGGCGCGCGGCTGACGGGTGTTTGTTACTCGGAGGTTGGAATCAACATTCCGAAGATCGTCGAGGGAATCAAGGCCGGGAAGATCAAGACGCTGCTCGTGTTTGGCGAGAACGTGAAGCAACGCGGCATCGGCGCGGGCTTCCTGGCAAAACTCCAAAGTTTGATCGTCTGCGACATTCTTCACAACGAGACAACCGAAATGGCGCATTACGTTTTGCCCGGCTGCGCGCATGCTGAGAAGCGCGGTTCGTTCACCAACACGAAAGGCCGCGTGCAGAAATTCATGCAGGCGATCCAGCCGCCCGGCGACGCGCGTCCTGAATGGGAGTTTCTGCACGAACTGGTTTTCAACGTCACCGGCAAAAACGGTTTTCTAACCATCGAAGGATTGTTCAACGAAATGGCAAAAGACGTGCCTGCGTTCAACGGTTTGACGTGGTCGAGTCTTGGCGACACGGGTGTGACCGTCCCAATTTAA
- the nuoF gene encoding NADH-quinone oxidoreductase subunit NuoF → MPQEYRLILKYADQPGYTPDIECYLKHGGYEVLKNALAMQPLDLPDGKKKSPQEQLRDEVMKSGLRGRGGAGFSCGLKWSFVDRRSGKPIYLICNADESEPGTFKDRQIIHKDPHQLIEGMILSCFANDVKLAYIYIRGEMPQGAKLLNKALAEARAKNVLGKNILGSGYDLEIHVHRGAGAYICGEETGLIESLEGKRAYPRIKPPYFPVVLGLYMCPTIVNNVETLCAVKHIVAMGGAEYAKLGTPNNTGTRIVSLSGHVKRPGYYEVETGKVTMRDLIFDPAFGAGLRDGRKLKAVIPGGSSAKVFKAGEKFKLKRKSPDGQPVEQEVDMLDLPYDFDTIIQAGSMSGSAAIIVMDDSTDIVEALANISEFYAHESCGQCTPCREGSLWMSKALHRLTHGEGRKSDADYLVKIADNIPGGRTICAFGEACSWPVQSFVAKFKDDFVAKGTADEERRAKEKSGPHTAKPQQHHELAEAH, encoded by the coding sequence ATGCCGCAGGAATACAGACTAATTCTGAAATACGCCGATCAACCGGGTTACACGCCCGACATTGAATGTTATTTGAAACACGGCGGCTATGAGGTGCTCAAGAACGCCCTCGCGATGCAGCCACTCGATTTGCCGGACGGCAAAAAGAAATCGCCGCAGGAACAGCTCCGCGACGAAGTCATGAAGTCCGGCCTGCGCGGTCGCGGCGGAGCGGGCTTTTCGTGCGGCCTCAAGTGGAGCTTCGTGGATCGCCGCAGCGGCAAGCCGATTTACCTAATCTGCAACGCCGACGAATCCGAGCCGGGCACGTTCAAAGACCGCCAGATCATTCACAAAGACCCGCACCAGCTCATCGAGGGCATGATCCTCTCGTGCTTCGCGAACGACGTGAAGCTCGCCTACATCTACATCCGCGGCGAAATGCCGCAGGGCGCGAAGTTGCTCAACAAGGCGCTGGCCGAAGCGCGCGCGAAAAATGTTCTCGGCAAAAACATTCTCGGCAGCGGCTACGATCTGGAGATTCACGTTCATCGCGGTGCGGGCGCTTACATTTGCGGCGAAGAAACCGGCCTTATCGAATCGCTTGAAGGCAAGCGGGCGTATCCGCGCATCAAGCCGCCGTATTTTCCCGTGGTGCTCGGCCTCTACATGTGCCCGACCATCGTCAACAACGTCGAGACGCTCTGCGCCGTGAAGCACATCGTCGCGATGGGCGGCGCGGAATACGCCAAGCTCGGCACGCCGAACAACACCGGCACGCGCATCGTCAGTCTCAGCGGCCATGTCAAGCGGCCAGGCTATTACGAAGTCGAGACCGGCAAGGTCACGATGCGTGATTTGATTTTCGATCCCGCCTTCGGCGCTGGCTTGCGCGACGGCCGCAAGCTGAAGGCCGTTATCCCGGGCGGTTCATCGGCAAAAGTTTTCAAGGCCGGCGAGAAGTTCAAACTCAAGCGCAAGAGTCCGGACGGCCAGCCCGTTGAGCAGGAAGTGGACATGCTCGATCTGCCCTACGATTTCGACACCATCATCCAAGCCGGCTCGATGAGCGGTTCGGCCGCCATCATCGTGATGGATGACTCGACCGACATCGTCGAGGCGCTGGCGAACATCAGCGAGTTTTACGCGCACGAAAGCTGCGGCCAATGCACGCCCTGCCGTGAAGGCTCGCTCTGGATGAGCAAGGCGTTGCATCGCCTCACGCACGGCGAAGGCCGCAAGAGCGACGCGGATTATCTCGTAAAGATAGCCGACAACATTCCGGGCGGCCGCACGATTTGCGCCTTCGGCGAAGCGTGTTCGTGGCCGGTGCAAAGTTTCGTGGCGAAGTTCAAGGATGATTTTGTCGCCAAAGGCACAGCAGATGAAGAGCGGAGGGCGAAAGAAAAAAGTGGACCGCACACCGCGAAGCCGCAGCAGCATCACGAATTAGCCGAGGCACACTGA
- a CDS encoding NAD(P)H-dependent oxidoreductase subunit E, which produces MTLTEPIPNTLQRQSGFAVPAALEAEIDELITHYPQKRSASLMVLHAIQEHFGWISQEAVEWTARKLGLQPINVYELVTFYPMFRQQPVGKYQIKVCRTLSCALGGSYALHKHFCDKLGLDAHAHGPQTTKDGKFTVEFVECLAGCGSAPVMMCDEDFYEGVTHAKADELVAQCK; this is translated from the coding sequence ATGACTTTAACAGAGCCAATTCCAAATACGTTGCAGCGCCAATCCGGCTTCGCCGTCCCCGCTGCGCTCGAAGCCGAGATTGACGAGTTGATCACGCACTACCCGCAGAAACGCAGCGCGTCGCTCATGGTGTTGCACGCCATCCAGGAACACTTCGGCTGGATTTCGCAGGAAGCCGTCGAATGGACGGCCAGGAAGCTCGGCCTGCAACCGATCAACGTTTACGAACTCGTCACGTTTTACCCGATGTTCCGGCAGCAACCGGTCGGGAAATATCAGATCAAAGTCTGCCGCACGTTGAGCTGCGCGCTCGGCGGCTCGTATGCGTTGCACAAACACTTCTGCGACAAGCTCGGCCTCGACGCCCATGCCCACGGCCCGCAAACGACGAAGGACGGCAAGTTCACGGTCGAATTCGTAGAATGCCTCGCCGGCTGCGGGAGCGCGCCGGTGATGATGTGCGACGAGGATTTTTACGAAGGCGTCACGCACGCGAAGGCGGATGAACTCGTGGCCCAGTGCAAATGA
- a CDS encoding nucleotidyl transferase AbiEii/AbiGii toxin family protein yields MTRLVRLAAELQSFLDSKSWKNCLIGGLVLQRWGEPRLTKDVDMTVLTGFGGEEKVVDLLLAKYAGRRADAREFALQNRVLLIQSADRIGMDVALGALPFEERVMERASDFDFLPDCRLHTCSAEDFVVMKAFANRERDWLDAETVLIRQGERLNWKQIMAELKPLSELKESPDIPDRLEKLRRKVASQD; encoded by the coding sequence ATGACGCGCCTGGTCAGATTGGCCGCCGAGTTGCAGTCGTTTCTCGATTCAAAATCGTGGAAAAACTGTTTGATTGGCGGGCTGGTGCTCCAACGTTGGGGCGAGCCGCGCTTGACAAAGGACGTGGACATGACAGTGCTGACCGGTTTCGGTGGCGAAGAAAAAGTCGTGGATTTGTTGCTGGCAAAGTATGCGGGCCGGCGGGCGGACGCGCGCGAGTTCGCGTTGCAGAACCGGGTGCTGCTGATTCAGTCGGCGGACAGGATCGGCATGGATGTCGCGCTGGGCGCGCTGCCTTTCGAAGAACGCGTGATGGAGCGGGCGAGCGATTTTGATTTTTTGCCGGACTGCCGGTTGCACACGTGTTCGGCGGAAGATTTTGTGGTGATGAAGGCGTTTGCAAATCGCGAACGCGACTGGCTTGATGCCGAAACAGTTCTGATTCGGCAAGGCGAGCGTTTGAATTGGAAACAGATTATGGCTGAGTTGAAACCGTTGAGTGAATTGAAAGAATCGCCGGATATTCCGGACCGACTGGAGAAACTCCGTCGGAAGGTCGCGAGTCAGGACTGA